The following are from one region of the Nicotiana tabacum cultivar K326 chromosome 3, ASM71507v2, whole genome shotgun sequence genome:
- the LOC107803197 gene encoding cysteine proteinase COT44-like precursor (The RefSeq protein has 1 substitution compared to this genomic sequence): protein MAKTIITTLLFALFSSLSYAIDMSIIDYKNNHYARKWTLQSDEDQVKNRYEMWLAEHGRAYNALGEKEKRFEIFKDNLRFIEGHNNSGNRTYKVGLNQFADLTNEEYRTMYLGTKSDARRRFVKSKNPSQRYASRPNELMPHSVDWRKRGAVAPIKNQGSCGSCWAFSTVAAVEGINQIVTGEMITLSEQELVDCDRVQNSGCNGGLMDYAFEFIISNGGMDTEKHYPYRGVEGRCDPVRKNYKVVSIDGYEDVPRNERALQKAVAHQPVCVAIEASGRAFQLYSSGVFTGECGEEVDHGVVVVGYGSEDGVDYWIVRNSWGTKWGENGYVKMERNVKKSHLGKCGIMTEASYPTKDSAINKRNTSKEEKISSI from the exons ATGGCTAAAACCATAATAACTACTCTCCTCTTCGCACTCTTTTCGTCCTTATCCTATGCAATTGACATGTCCATCATAGATTACAAAAATAACCACTATGCTAGGAAATGGACATTACAAAGTGATGAGGATCAGGTGAAGAATAGGTACGAAATGTGGCTGGCAGAGCATGGGAGAGCATATAATGCGCTGGGAGAGAAGGAAAAAAGATTTGAGATTTTTAAGGATAATTTGAGGTTCATCGAGGAACATAACAATTCTGGGAATCGAACGTACAAGGTGGGATTGAACCAATTTGCTGATCTCACGAACGAGGAGTACCGGACCATGTATTTGGGCACCAAAAGTGACGCTAGGCGCCGCTTTGTTAAGTCCAAAAACCCAAGCCAGCGTTATGCTTCTCGGCCCAACGAGCTGATGCCTCATTCTGTGGATTGGAGGAAGAGAGGCGCCGTTGCTCCTATCAAAAATCAAGGGAGTTGTG GGAGTTGTTGGGCTTTCTCAACAGTAGCAGCAGTGGAAGGCATAAACCAGATCGTAACAGGGGAAATGATCACACTATCCGAACAAGAACTTGTAGATTGTGATAGAGTCCAAAACTCTGGTTGTAATGGTGGCCTAATGGACTATGCCTTTGAGTTCATCATCTCCAACGGTGGCATGGACACTGAAAAGCACTACCCTTATCGCGGCGTTGAAGGCAGATGTGATCCTGTTCGG AAAAATTATAAGGTTGTTAGCATAGATGGTTATGAAGACGTGCCTAGAAATGAAAGAGCACTTCAGAAAGCTGTGGCACATCAACCTGTTTGCGTAGCCATTGAAGCATCTGGCAGGGCTTTCCAGCTCTATTCCTCG GGCGTGTTTACTGGAGAATGTGGAGAAGAAGTTGACCACGGTGTGGTGGTGGTTGGCTATGGTAGTGAAGATGGAGTGGATTATTGGATAGTGAGGAATTCATGGGGCACAAAGTGGGGAGAAAATGGCTATGTCAAAATGGAGCGTAATGTAAAGAAAAGTCACTTAGGCAAATGTGGAATTATGACGGAGGCTTCTTATCCCACAAAGGATAGCGCCATAAATAAACGTAAtacttcaaaagaagaaaagattagCAGTATCTGA